Below is a window of Anabas testudineus chromosome 10, fAnaTes1.2, whole genome shotgun sequence DNA.
aaaggcaaacaCCCAAATGAAGATGTGTCTTTCCCGACTGTAAATAATATCACTGTATTCATGTAcagaatatattaaaaaaatgaaaatctttgcaacaaacagacaaaacgagagaaaagaaaaacagttgatGAGGTTACCAGTCAGTAGTAGAGCGgcaagtaaattaaaatattaataattaaaaacaagaacACTTACAACACTCAACACTTCACTTTGTTCAACAGTGAAATTTACAGTGGAACTGGTACCCAGTACAAATGTGTCAGCGGGAGGAGAGAAAACCAGAATGGGGAGAgttaagataaataaaagcaaactcAAAAATGTGATGTACCTTCATTCCTTTGAAAGCAAGCAGGCGTAGAAGAAGTAATGTAGTAAGTATTCATCATGATAGACACTATGTATCATGAACATGTCAGACCAGATTATTATACAAATGATGTAGAGTTTGAACACACATTATGTTAGTACAGGTGTACTGGTGCTTGTACTAGTACTGTTAgtacagcagcagtagtagctcTTAAGAGCACCGTGTTGCATTTAAAGAACTACGTAACTTAGAAAATTTGTTGAAATAGTATTCAATTGAAATCTTATTAGACTTAGTTTTGTCTCAGCTTTTGAATGCAATTTGTTTTTATGACTTTGAATGGATGCAACTTCAAAGAAGTGGATTCACATAGGGATTCAGATCGTGGGGGCAGAGATGCTCTTGGTATTTGTGTCGGTGGTCCAATCCACAGGTGTGCAGGCCGAAGGGATTAGAAAAGGCATGCATGAGTCTGAGTGAGAGTCTGAGTGAGAGCCACACAtagtgaagaaaaagaaaagttgtgaATATACACTTCTACCTCTGGACTGGTCCACTTCTGTCGGTTTGAAGAATGCAAAGCAAGTCGAATTTCACAGAACAATAGTTTGAGATGACTTGTCTTTGGATTCTTACAGCCAGCATGGAGCTAATGTAATCTATACCTCTAAAAGACCAGCAAGAGGCAGAAATTAGTATCACAGCTAtgaggaatgtgtgtgtgtgtgtgtgtgtgtgtgtatgtgtacactATTTGTGAAGGGTCTTTTTTTCAACAGGTGGTTGCCAGGGATTGGTGTATAGGAGGCTGGAAACAGCGAACGTGCTCCACAGTAGAACTGTCTGTCTCCACCGCCTTCATGTACTTGTTGAGGATGGCAAAGATCTCATTGTTGAGGATCTGGTACTTTCTAATGCGGTCTGCCATCTTCTTCAGGGGCTGTTAATGAAAACAGAGATGAATCTGTGTTTAAATCATACAGGTGCAGAAAGAAGTCAATCATCAACTGGTCAGTGAATGCGTTAGGTCAGTATATAAGATATAATATACCCACCACATTCTTGATGATTTCATCCTTGCCATCCTGTCTTTGGACTTTGAGAAGGTGGTAGCAGAAGTCAAAGAGGTCAAAACGACGCTGCTGTCCCAACAGCACAATGATGGCACAGCCAGCCCAGTTCAATCCATCTCCAAAACACTGCCTGCAAGGCAAAACGCAGAAAAAGCAGGAGTTATGTATCCACTGAAGTGAGACACAAGTcttaaacaaatgcatgaaaacacagcaaaaatgtTTGCACTTAACTATATACCACCTATTCTACCTCAACCAAAactaaattatataaataagaaCAGCACAGTGGACGACTAGGTAGAACTTTACAGCTAGAGGGTCCCTGGTACGAATCCAGGTTTGCTGACGGGCTGTCTGAGTTTGCATATAGGTTTCCTTACAggtggtttcctcccacagtccaaacacacactcatagtCCTGTACACCGGCCAGGTTTTACTCACTCTGCTGTAAACTCATGTGTGCCCACAGGGATGCAGTAAACAAACTGCATGGCACTCCAGAGGCGGTGGAACTCCATGCACTCGTCAACATGCATCACACCGTTGGTGGGCGGAGGTCCGCGCCACACGCCGTCCTGCAGGAAGCTGCGGATGCGTGTCAAGATGACCTCGAACATGGAGAGGCCGCAGCACAGACGCTCTTTGGTCAGCAGGTCTCCCTCACGGGCAATGGCAATTTGCTGGTAAAAAGGAATATTCCCATATTATATAACCCGGTGGCTCACTTCGTGCCCTCCTACAGACAGAGTGGAGTGAAACTCACCTGTGGGGTTCCCAACCTCTCGATTAGAGGCACAAGGTGGAGAGGGGCATACTTTGCTTCCAGCCTTTTCATCCTCACTTCTAGGCGCTCTCCCTCTGTATAACACATATGacacaatgaaaaacatttacatactgtgcaaaataaacaaatcaatgttATGTTGATTGAACACCAATAATCTGACCCAGTGGTTTTACCCATCTCTCTTTAATTCACTGTTTCTAAACCTTTCATATACCTTTAATGTAGACTCTGGGCAGAATGTTCTGGAAGGGGGCAGCGTGAAGCAGGTCGCACACTTCTTCCTGGGACTAAGATTCGAAcataacacagaaacagatcatTTGAATCAAGAACACCCCTCGGTTTGCTGTATGAACACCCGTGTAGAGCATGCAGGTAGCCATAAGGTAATGTTGATTCTGATGCATTCCTGTATTTTGTCTCAAAAGCAGACAGATTGGCCTCCAGCAGAGGAAGATACAAGATAAGTGAATGATTGTGTctatgttcagtgtttattagcAGGATTATAATTTGTACCACTCTATGAAAAACATCCAGTCTAATCTGGTTTAGTAGCAAGAGGCCACGTTTACAGCCATCTTGATATACTCTGGATAAAATATCGGTGTGTACTTTAGCTGTGCGGGGGTCCTGGATAGCTCTTCCTTGTCTGACTTACTTAGTTTGATGGTTGCCATGGCGACTGTTAGTCAAGACAGCAAGCTATAAAATCATACTAAACGCAGAGAAGCAGCATGTTGAAACCTTGGCTAAAGGGTGATGAATGAGAAGAGAGAGCCATGCAATGATAAgtgcaagacacacacacacatccagacgcacgcacacacatctaCAGGCAGTTCAAACCAACAGCCAATAAACACACGAGTCAGTGCAGTCATACAGAAATGGTGGACAGTAGTGAGTAGTGTTATGCAGACAGGCATTACAAGATCCCAGAATCAGAAGAGAGTATGGAGGCAGAAGTGCAGAGCTAAGCACAAGACTGTTTCAACAACCACCAACCAACCAGAAGTGATCCATCACCTCTTCCATGGAAGACAGGGACTTTTAATATTAACAGCAGCCAAatcgttgttttttttttttgtttgttttttttttccacagtttttggtcaaatgtttgtttatttttttgtgtgtcatgaacaaaatgaaaatttcCTTTAGTCCTTTTGCTTCCATGGCTGACTGAAGGTGAAACCAAGTGAAACTAACAcggtgaaaaagagaaaaacagaaacacagcagcccAAACCAACAAGAGATAAAAGAGAATACGACATATTCAGTCTCTGTGTTATCGTGATACCAGTGACGAAACCTAAATCCTTACCACCTGCAGTAGTTGCCAGCGTGTAATGAAAAATAGAGTTGtattgagaaaaaaaacccaaaaaacatcAAAGGTCAAACAAACTTGGGAATTCGAACTGGGGCTCTGACAGTTTCTGGattatttgtgtttgatttagaGAGTGAATCGACACTGTCAAAACCTTCAGGCACCCCTAGGTTATTGGTCACCCACATAAACATATGGTAGTCAAGATGGCTACGAGTTAGCGGCCTTATTTAATAAGCATACTCAGGGGTCACGGGATAAGGGGAGACAATagtacagaacaaaaacactaaagaaaggagagagaatgCAATAGAGGTATAACATGAGAGCAAAGGAAAAGGTCTTACCAGAGCTTGTTCAATGAGCAGGCAGAAGAGGATGGCATTTCCCACTTCCCTTAAGCTCTGGAAGACATCTGTCTTCAGCTCAGCATACTCTATGATATCCTTGAGCTGATGGTGGAAGAACTCCAGGATACCTGGAATTATAAAAATGGAAGAATATGGTCACAATACCCTGtaaaatctttctttttttaattaagcgACACATTTAAAATCTATTACTGAAACATCTATTTCACTCCTACAGCCAAACATTAAGCACATATTAATACTTCATTATTCATTGACAATGTGACGCTGCCAGGTTGAATAAGGATGGTGTCAGTGCTCCCGTCTAGCTGCCCTGACCCACTTTGGTCTGAGTATCAGAGGAAAGGAGGATCATTAACTGCTGACAGTAAGATCACAGGCAGTAAGCCAGGTACAGAACATCAGTAATCTACAGATTACCAAGCCTTCTTCATAGGGATATCCCATCTGACTGGCCTTTaatcttcacacacaaacacacacacacacacacacacacacacaactccagCCAAAATGCACAGGGGCAGATCAGGTAATACACCAAGATACAACCTACATGGGTAAACAGCAAAGGCATTTTTATAATGCTTTAAAGGGACATTTCTCACAAATAAGTAATTTCCAACACCAATAACTCTGACATGACAATGACTGTACATCAATTTGATTTCCATTGCAGCAGAAAGTCTATTTCCTTCACTGTCTCCCCAGCTGGTTCCTTTACAGCCACCATAACATATTAGATTTAATAATGTGGTAATGTAATAATGTAGTATTAGAGGGTGTTCTCAGTGTAAAGCGAGATAGAGTGGAGTCCGACATTCCCAGGCGGGACTCAGTCTCCTTACCTAAGCATGAAAATAATGCGTATAATGACATTTTGTCTTTGGTAACAGCCTCGCTGTCCATTTCCTTACAGTTGTGTAAGAGCTGTGTCAACCTTCTCTCAATGCAAACCCGACTGTTGCTGTgtcatattaaaaacattaaattgtaGAAAAGCAGGATGACGTTTATTAAGAATAGTGATAGTTAAACCAATGTTTGTCACTGCAGTCAGTGTTATCTGCGATCAAAAACAAGACAATCTACTGCATTTCTTCATCTGCACATCATTTAATTCTTCTAACAGAACATGAACGTAGCCGACTTCACTGTGTCCGGCTGACGGATGCTGTGAGTTGCATCACGTGAAGgctgtaatatataatataattatttttgacAGACTTTTTCATTAcaacagtgtgcatgtgtttggctgtaaatacacaaacatattgtTCTTCTTCTGTACTTCAGTTGTATAAATTATGTGGTAAATGCTACAGATATAACCCCACATTCACTCTATTCACTGTAACAGCGGGAAATATAAGCTCACCTGGGGAGCCATACTCATGGCGGGGTAGGCGGCAGATCTTAGGCATGACTTCTATCAGCGTTTTTACATACTGCAGAATGGTGCCCTGTAACTACAAAGTGACAGCAAAGATAGATGAAGCACAGCAGGCAGAGGGAAGAAAAAGGGGGGGAACAAAAAATGGCTGTTAGTATCCAGCACACTGAGAGGAGGGCGACATGTTTTAGGGATGCGATGGAAAATGAAGATAAATACCAGGCTCTTGACAATCTTTAGCAGCTCTTCCATCACTACGGCAATGCCTTGGTAACCAAGGAGACGGCAGATGGTCTTGAAGTGAGGCGGGCCAACAAAGTTTCTGTAGGAGCTGTATATGTGGGAGTAGGCAATGTTCAGAGGctgagaagagagacagaaagagaaacagtgtTAATGTGAAGCAGTAAGAAGATGGCTTCCTTTACACATGCTGCTGCAAGATTTTAGGGAAATATATTTTGAGGTAAAAACAATTTCAGCAGTGATGATACCTTGGACCCATACAGGTAGTAAGGCTGCACGTTGGCTGGCTTGTCTCTTTGAGGCTCCTGGGTGAAGGGAATGGCTGTACGTACAAAGCTGACAaggcaaaagcaaaacacactgtaagacaaaaataaaaaattcatgTGGAAAAGAAGTATTTGCACAAACATGCGTCAACATACTGACCGGTTTGTGGATCCGTTGTAGCAGTAGTTGGGCAGGAAATCAAAGTTGAGCTCCCAGAAGACGTGGAGCGTGATTCGTCCGTAGGGAGCGGAGACATTGTGGTTGGCTTCGCGGAACATGGCGTCAAAGCTGTCCAGCGTCATGTGCTTGGACAGGAGCCGGTGGGTTAGTCTGTTGATCTCCAGCAGCCACTCCAACTCCTGTCCGGGAGACATACACAAGTAGAATTAGAAAGGTGAATTGAACACATAGTTAAATTTGATGAGGTTGTGAAGGAGAAGGATCATTGGGGCTCATTCATCAACTGTCACAAGAGATTCTGACATTTAccaatattttcttatttgggATTTGCTCTTATTCACATTTGAGTTCCTTAGCTGTGTACCTATGCTAAACAGAAACCACTGGACATGCAGATTCACCATTTTTAGAGCAAAGCTGCCAACAAATCAGAACATGTTGTGGATCTAACATAGACCTTTGGCTCATCTGATGACTTAGGATCTTCAACAGCATTGAAGGCTAAGGCCCACTGTTGTTAGTGCATGCAGTTACTGTAGCTTCACAGTGTGATCTTACCACTATGGAAGTGAGGTCTTCACTTTCAAAGCGGCTGATGGCATGGTCCAGAGACTTGTACATCGCTGCAGAGATCCTCTGCGTGATCAGCCGGTTCAGGTCGATAGATCGACCTAGGAGCTGCACAACGAATGAGAAACAGAGGAATAAATCACAAAGCAATTTGCCGTGTAGATCAAATTATATTTCCTCATCTTTATCCTAACATACAGTAAGAGAAGCAGATTTTTGAAAGTCACTGAGTCATGTTCACATTGacaacagctgctgaaaataCACCAAGAGAGCTTTTAATTTAGCAGTACCTGTACGTGTCTCTGTTTGAGCAGCGTCTCGTAGCGGTTTGATGGTGGGTACGGGATGATCACGCCATAGTTTTTACACTCTGCTCTGAAGCGCTTGTCTAGGAGGACACTGTGGTGGGAAAAAAAGGACATGTGATTTATGCATCTTATGTAGACTAAGTTTGCAGAACCTGCTACGGTATATGCCAATATGGCAAATATATGACCCACAAGACTTCTTTACCTTCCAGCCATTGCTTTGTAGTAGGCAAATATCTGATCTGCTAACTTGTAGACAAACTGATCAAAGCAGAGGTTCACCTAAAAACAAGAGGAGTATTGTGAAGGCAGTGTTTTAAAGAAGCAGCACTAAGGAACACACTAATGCGTTTTATTCATTACCTCAGCTTCGATTTCATCATAAAGGAACTGCTTCTTGAACTTAGTGAGAGCGTAGTATCCACTGTCGTTATACAAGTCAAGAGGATACAGCACGTACCTGCAGGAGAGAGAATGGAAGTTACAACACAGGTTGTTAGGTCAAAGTGCAAGCAcagtctgtgtttcacagttgGATTTGTCGTACTCCATCATAGAGGGCTCCTTGGTCTCCAGGATGTGGTCTGTGAGGATCCAGGGCATGGACATCTCGATGGGGAACTGGATCCTGCGGCCCATGGTCAGCTCCAGGAAGAACTCTCTGAACCACAGCTGGGACAGGTCACAGCACTGCTGCAGAGCCTCTGAACGGGAcgagaagcaaaaaaaaaaaaaagcaagaaatgaCTTGAATTGTGCATGAACCTACAAGCCCTCAAACTCATTTGAAAACAGTTTATATTGTGAGGTAAAGCTGTAACCGCTCACCGCTGAAGTTGAGCAGATGTGTGAAGAAGAAGGACTGTTTGTGGAAGTCTTCTATGGCCACCACTATGGGTCCATCCAAACTGCTGCGGAGAGTCTTCTTAGACCCACTCTTATCTGCTATCAATGACTCCAGCATGGTGCGCACCATATACAGCTGCAGAGGGGGAACACAGGTAAAACATCTTCCTCCTAAGATGCTCACAAACCTCTGGGTGTAATGTGTAAAgtcaacattatttattaaaatattcatatgTTAACAAAACTATGACAGTCCGTCAAGACTTGAACGATAAaatttttatgttgttgcaACTTGTGTGCATTAACAAACTAAAGCGGGGCATTTTTTCGGCTGTTGACTATTTTTATCCTGTAGAGTTTAAGGACAATTTGCTCATCAGCATCTTTTAAATGCTGAACTTAGATTTTTATACTGTGGTACTGGTATTTCATTGAATGAAATATGGTTCCACAACAGAAATGGGTTTTGGCCTCTTTCCTCTATCCCACAGGGACCTTTTTCCCAAAACTATCTTGAGACTAAGAGAATCTTTGTCCTGTTTTACGTCTATGGGTTACAATCATTTTAGTcttatttcagttttgatttgtttcatgCTTTACCTGAGTGCTAGAGGGTCCTACAGCCCTGCGGGGCACTTTGATGTCAAATCCACCTTTTGGGTCCTTCTCTCCCCTGAGACAGGGGTCATTTGGAGGTTCCCTTGCCCCCTCCCAGTCACAGACAGTCTTTCGAATGGCCTGGAGAACACTACAAAGAAAGCATGACTAGGGAAGTAAATTACATAtttaagagacaaaaaaaaaaaaaaacaaaacacaaaaagcaataGCATCAGGTTTAATGTACATTAGGACAGATCATCATTGTACCTAATGAGGACGTTCTTCTTCTTGCGCACAGCCTGGCGCAGAGGTTCTCTGAGGGTCACCTGGGCAAAGTCTTGCAGCGCTGCGTAGATGGTATTCCTAATGGCCTGGTTAAATACTGACTCCATTCGGCCCATTAGAACCTACACAGCACATTGCACAGCATCATAATAGTTATCATCAACTTGGTCATAAGGGCTTCTCGCTATCAGCTGGGTATTAACtcataatttcacattttagaaaatacatttcttttaatttcttgcTGAAGGTTAGAGAAAAGGATTGAAACCACATGATATCTGCCCATTAAAGATACCTTCCAGACATACAGTAAGACAAACaaagtatgtttgtttgttgttgttttttttttcaaaatgaagtTCATTTAAGCTAGTAAAAATTCTTGGAATAACATAAATCCATTCTCCATCACTGATAAATCCATGCATCTAAACACATGTGCCCTATAGTAAATCACACTCTCAAAATCTGCAACAGGACTGATATCAGTCCTCTCATTTAGTGTAGCTCTCATGAAATATGTGTATTTCTCAAAAACGTTTCAAAGCGTTTCGGGGAACAGTTCAAACATCCATTTGATCAAGTTCTCTGATCACTAGCTGTTGAGACCATCACAGCTACTCATTCAGTCTGAACACTTCAACACCTGCCAGCATCACCAGTGTTTTACCTGCAGCCCTTTGATCATGGCAATGACCTCCACCAGGGCAAATTTCTCTTCACTGGTGTAATTGTAGCGCGTGGCCCGTTCATACTCCTCCGCTGTGCCCGGACAGTCCTTGTTACAGAATTTATCTGTGGGATGTACCAGCTTCCACGAGTACTGTGAAAGGCAAAAGGCGAAGTTATAAATAGATCAAAGTTACAATGATCAATGgcaaaaccacaaatgtttcATACCCAAACCCACACATATTGAATTACGCACAAACGCTTTCCCCACCCACACGCGGACACAATCAATCCCTCGCTCGACTCACAACTTCCATGACGTGTGTGCTCCACTTGGACAGCAGCTGCAGGCCCCTCAGAGCCAGGTCAAACAGCTCCCTGTACTCCTCGTCAGATTTCTGGCTGTCCAGGCCCGAGCCCGTCACCACTTCGCTGTTGCTGTAGCGCGCCAGCTCCGAGATGAAACGGATGTGGTCCTCCCTGATCTGCACCATCTGCTCACACAGGTTGTACTGCGGTGAGATGCTGCTCTGGGTGCACGTCCACCTGGGCACAGAATGGAGAAGGTTGCAGATTGATGGGTGGGCAGGAGTCAAGAATTTCAAGACAGATGGTCAGACCAGACAGGTTCTCTTACTTGGACTTGTTTTCCTCGTAGTGAGCACTTGTCTCGATGTAGCGTGACAACTCTATCTGCATATCACCAAATAGTGGCACCACttgaagctgaaaaacaaagaaattcatGTCTCACGCTCCAAACTTGAACACAGGACAAAAGAAATtctaaaaaaaagcaaaagcctTACTTTGAAGAACTTGTCTATCTTGCTCAGGTTGATCCTTTTCTTGGCATCCAGTTTGTAGATATTACTCACATTCCCATCCATCAGGTACAGACCAAAGCCCATTACCTGAATCACATTGAGAAACGATTTGGTTTGAGCACACTGAGCCAGCTAAGGCTAAGGCTCTTTAAGGTTGACATCATGTTAATGTGTTAGACGTGCCTACCTTGAGCAGCATGTGTTTCTCACTGGGTGTCAAGTACATCTTGTTCTCATAATAGTCTACACAGATGTTGACAATGTCGGCCAAAAGTTCCTCGTACCCAGGAATCACCTCCAACTGTTGGTGCAGGCactacacagagacagagatgggaCACCAGGTCACCTTCAGATAAGCAATAATTCCACACAGGGCTCAGTCTACTCTGATTCTACAAATCCTGGTTTGGTTCTTaccttgttttttatttttcagtttttgggGGTAGGGGTCCctcaaaacacagatgacctacactctgtacagCCTCATTGCATATACAGTAAGCATGAACTCCAATAATTGTAATACCTCCAACTCAAGGTAATGTCTAGCTTTCTTTTAAATTGGCTTCTATGATAATTAAAAATCCTAAATTGGATGCTTTGGCCCATTATTGTTTTAAGAATACTGTCCATGTCATTCAGCTTGTTGAGCAGGTCAAACTTTAGCTTAGGTTAGTTAGGTAGGATAATTGCTTAATTGCTCTTTCAGGCAGGATAATATGTTCATTCAGCTACACCAAGCACACAGCACCCTGATATAAATGTGAGTCATTCATCAGTTCATTCATGCAGTTTGTCTAGCAAGTATTAAGTTAGGATTTAGTCCAATTTAGTCATGGAACAAACAATATTAAGGTCCGTTTGCATTAAACTTTGGATAACAAGATTCTAAGAGGATCGTTTTTACAAAGATAAACATACAACTTCAGTAGAAAGTCAGTGTTTAATCCTCTGTGTCCATGCAAAGATAAACAGTTTTTACACCACATGCTGTAAAGATAATCTGCAAACCAACCTGAGTGATCCTGTTGTGGTTGGCTAAAAACATGGAGAGATTCTGGGACTCCTGAATGGACTGCGGGTCGGCCATTTTCCTCAGGAACTGAGCTGCCCTGGAGACAAGAGAAGACAGAATTGTCCACCTCACCCATCAGAGGAATCAAAACCCTGACTGTGACTTCTCGATTTATGGCACACTACCTTTTATAGGCAGAGTGATCATTCTTGACGCTACATTTCATGTTCTTCAGTTCGTCCAGCACTGCAAACATGTTAATGAATTTGCCCAGAGTGAGCAGGTAGGCCTCAGACACAAAGTCTTTCCTTCTTTCGGCGTGGCACAAACGCTTCACTTCACTACAGAACCGTTCTATAGCTTTCCGCTGCGAAGACAAAGGAACCAGGATCTTACTGACAATTATTTCAACACAGATTACATGGTTTGGAAGGGTTTGATTTGGTCTGGGTTAATTCAATctaagattttaaaaagtcagtcaGGCAGCTGAATCTTACCTGGAAGTACATGAACTTCATGAGCTTGGTCACTTCAGGTTCTAATACCTCCACTGTTTTCTCATAGATCTCCACTCTGTTTGGTTGCTCGTTGCATTTCACCTAGTAAACACAAGAGGGCGGCATCGTACAGCCTGATCACAATGTCTAGTTCAGTTAGTTCACAACTCTaaagtatgtgtttttttaatctgttaattGAAAAACTTAATTACAAGATGAACAGGatgcaaaaataattataattaaaatgtattaggTGCAAGCGTGTTTGTGTTACTTACCTGGGGAATGGCTCTGGAACAGCTTCTCCAGGTGTAAAGCATCACAGCATATTCATGTCCTTCCTCCAGCATCTCATTCTGCATGAATGAACAACATAATATAAAGACATGAATCACTACTAAAAGCAAAATATCAAGAAAGAGTGGATGACTTCATCAACTGTGTCTCCTAAttgttgatgatgattaatgataataataataataattattattattatttttattaaaggcACTTAATCCAAAAAGACCACCTAGGCCAAGATCAGTGGGGCTTGACAAATATTGAGGAGGGGAACATTCCCTCTATTCAGAAGTAGGTGAGACAGATGTCTTCATCACTCAGGCTAAAGGAGGAACATCCTCAAATAGACCAGCTTCAACCTCAATGGGACTTCCTGATTAAAGAAGGTTAAATAAAGCGCTACTTCCCTCTTTACTAGTCAAATCACACTCTCTGTTCATTCATCATCGGGAAAAAGAGGTTTAGTGGTCCACTGCCTGCCTGATTCACCAGTGTGTGAGaggaatgtgtgtatgtgttagcTGCCACAGGGCTAGCCAAATCCTCACAAGGGAGCCAAATGATAATCAATTCACAAACAACAAGGCTCTCTTTAAGGGCGTGATGCTGCTTCCCACAGTTGCCGACCAAATGTAAAAAACCAACATGGTTGTAAGCCATGACATGTGGTTTTGGAAAGTGGATCGCAGGTCTCACCATGCTGGAGTGGACCGTGGCTTGTTCTATGTAACGGGCGATGCCGGTCACGAATGCATTCCTGTCTTCGAAGTTGGTGTCAAAATTAGCctgcagaacaaaaaaaagggCAGAAAAGAGTGAGAGGGGTGCACTGGAGATGTCTGAACAACAGGGGATGACGGGGATGACGGCGATGACgtgacagcgtgtgtgtgtgtttacctggtACATGATAGATGAGGGAGGGGGTTCGATGCATGGCTGCTGGTCCGGGAGGGgcagctcctccagcaggtCCACATTGGACAGAGCATCCTCCAGGGTCACGTGGGTCGTCATGGTAACAAGGCGTCACTCACACAACACCCCAgtctgacagaaagagaggaaagcaTACATAcaagagataaagaaaagaccCAGGATGAGACgggatacattttaaaactgtaaatctaAACTAGGAGTACACCATGAAGCAGGTGTTAATATGTGTGGGTGGTGTAAATTTGCTAAAAtgttatgatttttaaaaacatcacttATAATACCTCTAAACCCCATGTTGCAGCTATTTATCTGAACCTGGCTTTATATGGAGAAAGTATTATTTTAAGGTAATGGATAAACAGATGTGCATGTTTAATATAatgatattaatattattaatatttaatccTTAAAGTAATGCGCGCACATTTGACTAATTAGCTCAAGTCAACAGATACATTTTGCTGGTTTAAATAGTTGAAAGGGAATAAATAAACCTTGAAATGGTGTGTTTAATAGATAACAGATAAGTGGTTGAAATAGCTATGAAGAATGAATAAACAACTGTTTGCTAAGGGTAATGGTTAAAATAGATAATAATCTAAAGCTTCTGCCAATTCAAAGATAGAACAGAATGTCAGCGCAACCAAAGTGACCTAATTAGCATTTCATatgcagtttaaaatgttttcaagtgGACATATTTAGAACGTAACGGGTGGTGTGTGATGAAAGGGCGCTTCAGTTAATCTTACAGGGAAACTCAAGTTATGTCTGGCTGAGTTAGGGCCAGTGCTTCAGAAGgtacaaatgaatgaagaagGTGAAATTTTATATCACACATCCATCTAATGCAGTAATATGTATTTCAAGTCATAAGGAAATACACTAGATGCTGTGCTTGCATGTCTAGACAGGCTTCACTT
It encodes the following:
- the cyfip2 gene encoding cytoplasmic FMR1-interacting protein 2 isoform X2; amino-acid sequence: MTTHVTLEDALSNVDLLEELPLPDQQPCIEPPPSSIMYQANFDTNFEDRNAFVTGIARYIEQATVHSSMNEMLEEGHEYAVMLYTWRSCSRAIPQVKCNEQPNRVEIYEKTVEVLEPEVTKLMKFMYFQRKAIERFCSEVKRLCHAERRKDFVSEAYLLTLGKFINMFAVLDELKNMKCSVKNDHSAYKRAAQFLRKMADPQSIQESQNLSMFLANHNRITQCLHQQLEVIPGYEELLADIVNICVDYYENKMYLTPSEKHMLLKVMGFGLYLMDGNVSNIYKLDAKKRINLSKIDKFFKLQVVPLFGDMQIELSRYIETSAHYEENKSKWTCTQSSISPQYNLCEQMVQIREDHIRFISELARYSNSEVVTGSGLDSQKSDEEYRELFDLALRGLQLLSKWSTHVMEVYSWKLVHPTDKFCNKDCPGTAEEYERATRYNYTSEEKFALVEVIAMIKGLQVLMGRMESVFNQAIRNTIYAALQDFAQVTLREPLRQAVRKKKNVLISVLQAIRKTVCDWEGAREPPNDPCLRGEKDPKGGFDIKVPRRAVGPSSTQLYMVRTMLESLIADKSGSKKTLRSSLDGPIVVAIEDFHKQSFFFTHLLNFSEALQQCCDLSQLWFREFFLELTMGRRIQFPIEMSMPWILTDHILETKEPSMMEYVLYPLDLYNDSGYYALTKFKKQFLYDEIEAEVNLCFDQFVYKLADQIFAYYKAMAGSVLLDKRFRAECKNYGVIIPYPPSNRYETLLKQRHVQLLGRSIDLNRLITQRISAAMYKSLDHAISRFESEDLTSIVELEWLLEINRLTHRLLSKHMTLDSFDAMFREANHNVSAPYGRITLHVFWELNFDFLPNYCYNGSTNRFVRTAIPFTQEPQRDKPANVQPYYLYGSKPLNIAYSHIYSSYRNFVGPPHFKTICRLLGYQGIAVVMEELLKIVKSLLQGTILQYVKTLIEVMPKICRLPRHEYGSPGILEFFHHQLKDIIEYAELKTDVFQSLREVGNAILFCLLIEQALSQEEVCDLLHAAPFQNILPRVYIKEGERLEVRMKRLEAKYAPLHLVPLIERLGTPQQIAIAREGDLLTKERLCCGLSMFEVILTRIRSFLQDGVWRGPPPTNGVMHVDECMEFHRLWSAMQFVYCIPVGTHEFTAEQCFGDGLNWAGCAIIVLLGQQRRFDLFDFCYHLLKVQRQDGKDEIIKNVPLKKMADRIRKYQILNNEIFAILNKYMKAVETDSSTVEHVRCFQPPIHQSLATTC